One genomic window of Ruminococcus gauvreauii includes the following:
- a CDS encoding metallophosphoesterase family protein — MRVLIISDTHGHAENLSGVLERIWPIDALIHCGDVEGEEDYIAELAECPSYIVAGNNDYFSVLDREMEFELGGKQIFLTHGHYYGVSMGTEMIKEEGESRKADIVVFGHTHKPCCEISDNIAVLNPGSLAYPRQAGRKPSFMIMELNENGEFHCTTRYLG; from the coding sequence GATACGCATGGACATGCAGAGAATCTGTCGGGGGTGCTGGAGAGAATCTGGCCGATTGATGCTCTGATTCACTGCGGCGATGTAGAGGGAGAAGAGGATTATATTGCGGAGCTGGCAGAATGTCCTTCGTATATTGTAGCGGGTAACAATGACTACTTCAGTGTACTGGATCGCGAAATGGAGTTTGAACTGGGAGGGAAGCAGATATTTCTTACGCACGGACATTATTATGGGGTATCGATGGGAACTGAAATGATCAAGGAAGAAGGGGAAAGCCGCAAAGCGGACATTGTGGTGTTTGGCCATACACATAAGCCGTGTTGTGAGATATCGGACAACATTGCAGTTTTGAATCCAGGCAGTCTGGCTTATCCGAGACAGGCGGGCAGAAAGCCCAGCTTTATGATCATGGAGCTGAATGAGAACGGGGAATTCCACTGTACGACGAGATACCTCGGATAG